Part of the Vigna angularis cultivar LongXiaoDou No.4 chromosome 1, ASM1680809v1, whole genome shotgun sequence genome, TAGAATCTTGACAAGCAAAGCAATTGAGGCTAATGAGGGAAAGCCCCTGCCACTGTATCAGAAAGCTCTGTGTGGGCTGACTGCTGGTGCTATCGGAGCAACTGTGGGTAGTCCAGCAGATTTGGCACTCATTCGGATGCAGGCTGATGCAACTTTACCGGCTGCTCAGCGCCGTAACTACACAAATGCTTTCCAGGCACTCTATCGAATTGGTGCTGATGAAGGGGTTTTGGCGCTTTGGAAAGGTGCCGGGCCTACTGTTGTAAGAGCCATGGCATTGAACATGGGAATGCTTGCATCCTATGATCAAAGTGTTGAATTCTTCAGAGATTCTGTTGGTCTTGGTGAAGCTGCTACTGTGCTAGGTAAGAAACCATATTACCATTGtcatgtaattttatttgatatttttggcTTTAGCTTGATATCTTATGATAGAATATGAGACAAATAATCTTAAATGTACTTTGTAAAACATGATATAAAGGTCAAATTACACCTTTCTAAAGATTTTGTCCCACTTATTATGGTGCAGATTGTTTAAGATTTTCTATTGATGTTTCAAAAGTCTATGCCTTTCTTCCACTTACTCCTTAACAAAATGATTTAGTCAAACCTTACAATAGTCCAGTCGTCTTCCAAATCTACTAGCATTATGGATTTGCTAAAATTCCAAAAGTTGCCAACAGATACAGTAGTTGGTGGGGCTCGGCTAATTTACCGTAGCAGTGTTTTTGCTATCTAAAATTTGACTGCCCTGGAGCACACTTAAAAGTGATTGTCTCGTGAGCACATTTCTGTTGTCTATAAGTTTGTCCCCCCTGTGCACCCACTTGAAGATAACAAATAGGATGAGAAAACATTTCCCAgctgtttctgttttttttaaacgattttgaaacaattttcaTAACATGCCCTTAATGTTTCCTTGttctgttttctattatttaggAACTAAATTTGTTGACAACTCTTCTTGGATTTTTATTGTCAGCTTCTAGTATGCTTTAGAAGACAATGTCAGtgcatattttttataagtttgtGCTATTCATGCTAAGTAAAAAAGAGTGCAATTGCTACATTTCTGTATGTTGTTACCAAAGTAATTCACTCTTTTGAAACTAAACACAATTTATGATTTGATTTAAGGTTTAATATGGGTTAGAGGTGTATCATCCTGTTTTAATGCATTAAGGTGCATTCATGTTGCAACTTGCGTGTATTTAAATATGATTCTGGATTGAATACTGTGTCCATGATTTCTTATGTTTATACTTGGGAAAGGGGGGAATGCATATTCAAATTGTCTGGCACTTGCATTTTTGTTACCGCCCTTGCACAATGCCCAAGCTCATATTTTActtgtttcttctttctgcattgaatttataattttgatacaaGTTCGGAGTCTTGGTTTTTACTGTTGTAGGATATTGAAACATAGGTTAAAAAAGCTGCCAAAGATTTTATTCTCAGTGTTGCCAACTAACATTTGTTCATCTGTAGGTGCAAGTTCCGTTTCTGGATTCTTTGCAGCAGCTTGCAGTTTGCCATTTGACTATGTGAAGACCCAGATTCAGAAGATGCAACCTGATGCTGATGGAAAATATCCATACACTGGATCTCTTGATTGTGCTGCCAAAACCTTCAAAGCTGGAGGACCTTTCAAATTTTACACTGGATTCCCCGTCTATTGTATTAGGATTGCTCCTCATGTCATGGTAATGTTCTCTTCTGTCACATGTCACGTTTACTATGGTTTAGTTGTTATGTTTGTGATA contains:
- the LOC108322948 gene encoding mitochondrial dicarboxylate/tricarboxylate transporter DTC, whose product is MGDEKKPKAPVSGVWSTIKPFVNGGTAGMLATCVIQPIDMIKVRIQLGQGSAGQVTSNMLKNEGVAAFYKGLSAGLLRQATYTTARLGSFKILTSKAIEANEGKPLPLYQKALCGLTAGAIGATVGSPADLALIRMQADATLPAAQRRNYTNAFQALYRIGADEGVLALWKGAGPTVVRAMALNMGMLASYDQSVEFFRDSVGLGEAATVLGASSVSGFFAAACSLPFDYVKTQIQKMQPDADGKYPYTGSLDCAAKTFKAGGPFKFYTGFPVYCIRIAPHVMMTWIFLNQIQKFQKGYGL